From a single Micromonospora pallida genomic region:
- a CDS encoding TetR/AcrR family transcriptional regulator: MPRTASAAVRLLLVERAAELLARRDPVTLRALVEGTGASTMAVYTHFGGMPGLWRAVRQEGFTRLAARLDQVRPTSDPVHDLAALGAAYVDNALANPALYRAMYDTVADLDDPQAAAGAFGVLVSAAARAREQGRFAKGADPEDVATQMWAAGHGLTMLAITGVLPREALMVHAPAILTALFVAAGDDDDEERCRRSVQTGWLM; encoded by the coding sequence GTGCCGAGAACCGCCTCAGCGGCTGTCCGTCTGCTCCTCGTGGAGCGGGCGGCGGAGCTGCTCGCCCGCCGCGATCCGGTCACGCTGCGCGCGCTCGTCGAGGGGACGGGCGCCTCGACGATGGCCGTGTACACGCACTTCGGAGGCATGCCCGGGCTGTGGCGCGCGGTACGTCAGGAGGGGTTCACCCGATTGGCGGCTCGGCTGGATCAGGTGCGGCCCACGTCCGACCCGGTGCACGATCTGGCGGCGCTCGGTGCCGCCTACGTCGACAACGCGCTCGCCAACCCGGCCCTGTACCGGGCGATGTACGACACGGTGGCCGACCTCGACGACCCGCAGGCCGCGGCGGGGGCCTTCGGCGTGCTCGTCTCCGCCGCCGCCCGGGCCCGCGAGCAGGGCCGCTTCGCGAAGGGCGCGGACCCGGAGGACGTCGCCACGCAGATGTGGGCCGCCGGCCACGGTCTGACCATGCTGGCGATTACCGGAGTGCTGCCCCGGGAGGCGCTCATGGTCCACGCGCCCGCCATCCTGACCGCGCTCTTTGTCGCCGCCGGCGACGACGACGACGAGGAACGCTGCCGTCGATCCGTGCAGACCGGGTGGTTGATGTGA
- a CDS encoding DUF2795 domain-containing protein, whose protein sequence is MTGSGGQWLEYLAGLDYPVSREDLVRRAQEFGASTELLQALRALPVEQFASADELADALTTLA, encoded by the coding sequence ATGACGGGCAGCGGCGGGCAGTGGCTGGAGTACCTGGCCGGACTGGACTACCCGGTCTCCCGGGAGGACCTGGTGCGCCGGGCGCAGGAGTTCGGCGCGAGCACCGAACTCCTCCAGGCCCTCCGGGCGCTGCCGGTCGAGCAGTTCGCCTCCGCCGACGAGCTGGCCGACGCCCTGACCACCCTGGCCTGA
- a CDS encoding winged helix-turn-helix domain-containing protein → MGVALRDARRSVTSWCRRHTIGGDGTVAAVRRGQRSGEPGLLSREQELDLIDALRGVHPDEFDLDEELWTRQSLTSLIQRRYDRTMDTGTVGAYLRAWGLGPREPRERACGLCVGAVEHWVRTEYPAITRAAQEHLAEVYWLGRVRLRGTMPAADVVSAVSSRGRVRFMITTPSVDPPLPRDFVLRLSGAEERTVHVIVDGSWPRNEWPRRLPRRIAMHPLPSCGRAGASRPGRLGPAA, encoded by the coding sequence GTGGGGGTTGCACTCAGAGACGCACGGCGCTCGGTCACCAGTTGGTGCCGGCGACACACCATTGGCGGTGACGGAACGGTGGCAGCCGTCCGTCGCGGACAGCGGTCGGGCGAGCCGGGATTGCTCAGCCGCGAACAGGAACTCGACCTGATCGACGCCCTGCGGGGCGTCCACCCCGACGAGTTCGACCTGGACGAGGAGCTGTGGACGCGGCAGAGCCTCACCAGCCTCATCCAGCGCCGCTACGACCGGACCATGGACACCGGGACGGTCGGGGCGTACCTGCGGGCCTGGGGGCTGGGCCCCCGGGAGCCGCGGGAGCGGGCCTGCGGGCTCTGCGTCGGCGCGGTGGAGCACTGGGTCCGGACCGAGTACCCGGCGATCACCCGGGCCGCCCAGGAGCACCTCGCGGAGGTCTACTGGCTCGGCCGGGTCCGGCTGCGCGGCACCATGCCGGCGGCGGACGTGGTCTCCGCGGTCTCGTCCCGGGGCCGGGTCCGCTTCATGATCACCACACCGTCGGTGGATCCGCCGCTCCCCCGGGACTTCGTGCTCCGGCTCAGCGGCGCGGAGGAGCGGACGGTGCACGTGATCGTGGACGGCTCCTGGCCACGGAACGAGTGGCCCCGGCGCCTACCTCGACGCATCGCGATGCACCCGCTGCCGAGCTGCGGACGCGCCGGGGCCTCCCGGCCCGGGCGACTCGGACCGGCGGCGTGA
- a CDS encoding TetR/AcrR family transcriptional regulator, producing MARSVPETRDGILAAAARRFAVTGYKGTSLQDIAREVGCSKAAVLYHFANKEAILTELMAPAIAMLLALDERLAGSTGPAAQRDAVEGFVELALRFRREIALLHGEFPELLQHPAFAHVQRSSDRLRDALAGGSGRAEAQVGALIVLAGVAAACAEFPDLPDDELRAALLAVARRALAPLD from the coding sequence TTGGCACGGTCGGTACCGGAGACCCGGGACGGGATTCTCGCCGCAGCCGCGAGGCGGTTCGCGGTGACCGGTTACAAGGGCACGTCGTTGCAGGACATCGCCCGGGAGGTCGGCTGCTCCAAGGCAGCCGTGCTCTACCACTTCGCCAACAAGGAAGCCATCCTCACCGAACTGATGGCCCCCGCCATCGCCATGCTGCTGGCCCTCGACGAACGGTTGGCCGGGTCGACCGGGCCGGCCGCGCAACGCGACGCCGTCGAGGGCTTCGTCGAGCTGGCGCTGCGCTTCCGCCGGGAGATCGCGCTGCTGCACGGCGAGTTCCCGGAACTGCTCCAGCACCCCGCCTTCGCGCACGTCCAGCGCAGCTCCGACCGGCTCCGGGACGCCCTGGCCGGCGGATCCGGCCGGGCCGAGGCCCAGGTGGGCGCGCTGATCGTGCTCGCCGGGGTGGCCGCCGCCTGCGCGGAGTTCCCCGACCTGCCCGACGACGAACTGCGCGCCGCGCTACTGGCCGTCGCCCGCCGGGCCCTCGCGCCCCTCGACTGA
- the erm gene encoding ErmE/ErmH/ErmO/ErmR family 23S rRNA (adenine(2058)-N(6))-methyltransferase yields MAPRRIRTTARDRSRRVLSQNFLTDPAAVARFVRAADPNPDDLLLEVGAGRGQLTRPLAARCRRLVAYEVDPAVTGELAAVCAALPGVDHRPEDFLAAAPPGEPFAVVGNIPWSLTAAVVRWCLAAPRLRTATLLTQLEYARKRSGDYGRWTRLTVSTWPEFTWRLAGRVPRTAFRPVPRVDAGILRVERRPEPLLPTRALPAYRGMVELGFGGVGGSLAASLRTAYPRPRVDAALRAVRLDPATPVGEVWPEQWLVLFRLLHARRG; encoded by the coding sequence CCGGCCGCCGTCGCGCGGTTCGTCCGGGCCGCCGATCCGAACCCGGACGACCTGCTGCTGGAGGTGGGCGCCGGCCGGGGGCAACTGACCCGACCACTGGCCGCCCGCTGCCGCCGGCTGGTCGCGTACGAGGTCGATCCGGCCGTCACCGGCGAGTTGGCCGCGGTCTGCGCGGCCCTGCCCGGGGTCGACCACCGGCCGGAGGACTTCCTCGCGGCGGCCCCGCCGGGGGAGCCGTTCGCCGTGGTCGGCAACATTCCCTGGTCGTTGACGGCCGCCGTGGTCCGCTGGTGCCTCGCCGCCCCGCGACTGCGAACCGCGACCCTGCTGACCCAGCTCGAGTACGCCCGTAAGCGCAGCGGCGACTACGGCCGGTGGACCCGGCTCACCGTCTCGACCTGGCCCGAGTTCACCTGGCGGCTGGCCGGTCGGGTGCCCCGAACAGCGTTCCGTCCGGTGCCCCGGGTCGACGCCGGGATCCTGCGGGTCGAACGACGACCGGAGCCGCTGCTGCCGACGCGGGCGCTGCCGGCGTACCGGGGCATGGTGGAGCTGGGCTTCGGCGGGGTCGGCGGCTCGCTCGCGGCCTCACTGCGGACGGCGTATCCCCGGCCCCGGGTGGACGCCGCGCTGCGGGCGGTCCGGCTCGACCCGGCGACTCCGGTGGGCGAGGTGTGGCCCGAGCAGTGGCTGGTGCTGTTCCGCCTGCTGCACGCCCGACGGGGCTGA
- a CDS encoding RidA family protein: protein MPVQLLNPDGLPKPDMYRQVAVASGARMVFLAGQVARDAEGRPVGAGDLAAQVEQAYLNVATALAAVGASFDDVVKLTVYVVEWDGGKLPALGAGVQRAAAQLGVDLIKPITLLGVASLGEPDLLVEVEAIAVAD from the coding sequence ATGCCCGTACAACTGTTGAACCCCGACGGCCTGCCCAAGCCCGACATGTACCGACAGGTGGCGGTCGCGTCCGGCGCGCGCATGGTCTTCCTCGCCGGGCAGGTGGCCCGCGACGCCGAGGGCCGACCGGTCGGCGCCGGAGACCTCGCCGCCCAGGTCGAGCAGGCGTACCTCAACGTCGCCACGGCCCTGGCCGCGGTGGGCGCCAGCTTCGACGACGTGGTCAAGCTGACCGTGTACGTCGTGGAGTGGGACGGCGGGAAGCTGCCTGCACTCGGCGCGGGCGTCCAGCGTGCCGCCGCACAGCTCGGCGTCGACCTGATCAAGCCGATCACCCTGCTCGGCGTCGCCAGCCTCGGAGAGCCCGACCTCCTCGTCGAGGTCGAGGCGATCGCCGTCGCGGACTAA
- a CDS encoding erythromycin esterase family protein, with protein MLVQRLGAPSDFDPLLARVADARIVMLGEATHGTYDYYRLREQLTRRLVAECGFSFVAVEGDWPDCDRVHRSVTAARHGAADPLAALERFERWPTWMWANAEVARFCRWLRAWNVDRSEGRRTGFHGLDVYSLWESMQAIFDYLGEEDPASLEAAQEAYRCFEPYGKRPEEYGLASRFVSARCEEEVIRLLSRTREQASLDGPDRFAAWQNAEVVAGAERYYRAMVSGGGESWNVRDVHMADTLDRLLERYGTGSRAVVWAHNTHVGDARATDMADAGLVNLGQVARERHGDDAVVLVGFGSYRGGVVAAPRWGSAAEAMTAPPARPGSLEHRLHELLPERAVLVFGGADQPGWVTGTVDHRAIGVVYDPTLEAQSNYVPTRLGERYDAFVWCDETTALHPLPALTAPGELETYPAGM; from the coding sequence ATGCTGGTCCAGCGGCTCGGCGCGCCGAGCGACTTCGACCCGTTGCTGGCCCGTGTCGCCGACGCCCGGATCGTCATGCTGGGCGAGGCGACACACGGCACCTACGACTACTACCGGCTGCGGGAACAGCTCACCCGCCGGCTGGTCGCCGAGTGCGGGTTCTCCTTCGTGGCGGTGGAGGGGGACTGGCCGGACTGCGACCGGGTGCACCGCTCGGTCACCGCCGCCCGGCACGGCGCCGCCGACCCGCTGGCCGCCCTCGAACGCTTCGAGCGCTGGCCGACCTGGATGTGGGCGAACGCCGAGGTGGCCCGCTTCTGCCGGTGGTTGCGCGCGTGGAACGTGGACCGGTCGGAGGGCCGCCGCACCGGCTTCCATGGGCTGGACGTCTACAGCCTCTGGGAGTCGATGCAGGCCATCTTCGACTACCTCGGTGAGGAGGATCCGGCGTCGCTGGAGGCCGCGCAGGAGGCGTACCGCTGCTTCGAGCCGTACGGCAAGCGACCCGAGGAGTACGGGCTGGCCAGCCGGTTCGTCTCGGCGCGGTGCGAGGAGGAGGTGATCCGCCTGCTGTCGCGTACCCGGGAACAGGCCTCCCTCGACGGACCGGACCGCTTCGCGGCCTGGCAGAACGCGGAGGTGGTGGCCGGCGCGGAGCGGTACTACCGGGCCATGGTGTCCGGCGGGGGAGAGTCCTGGAACGTCCGGGACGTCCACATGGCGGACACCCTGGACCGGCTGTTGGAGCGGTACGGCACCGGCTCCCGGGCCGTGGTCTGGGCGCACAACACCCACGTCGGCGACGCCCGGGCGACCGACATGGCCGACGCCGGCCTGGTCAACCTCGGGCAGGTCGCCCGGGAGCGGCACGGTGACGACGCGGTGGTACTGGTCGGGTTCGGCAGCTACCGGGGCGGCGTGGTGGCCGCACCACGCTGGGGGTCGGCGGCGGAGGCGATGACCGCGCCACCGGCCCGCCCCGGCTCCCTCGAACACCGGCTGCACGAGTTGCTGCCGGAGCGGGCGGTGCTGGTCTTCGGCGGTGCGGACCAGCCGGGCTGGGTCACCGGCACCGTGGACCACCGGGCGATCGGGGTGGTCTACGACCCGACGCTGGAGGCACAGTCCAACTACGTGCCGACCCGGCTCGGTGAGCGGTACGACGCGTTCGTCTGGTGTGACGAGACCACCGCGCTGCATCCGCTGCCCGCCCTGACCGCCCCGGGGGAACTGGAGACCTACCCGGCTGGCATGTAG
- a CDS encoding MMPL family transporter yields the protein MATLLYRLGRGALRQRRLVVALWLVALIGLGGAAALFRGPTSSDFTMRGTESQKALDLLAKEFPAASGATGTIAVRAPADGQLGTPQGQSVVRELVQEASRLPGVVGAVDPFQAGAVSPNARYALIQVQFSAGADEITDEQREAYEEVGARAESQGYQVAPGGEVLNTEPEVGSTEALGVVVALLVLVVTFGSLVAAGMTMLNALIGVGAGMAGLYALSSVVGLTSTAPILALMLGLAVGIDYSLFITSRHRQNLLSGLSPEEAVGRAVGTAGSAVVFAGATVVIALAGLAVVNIPFLTVMGLAAAGTVTVAVLVAITLQPALLGFAGRRALPRSLRNAVPADTAAPGGTSTLTGTSAPAAGGPTAGRASAAEDRSGFGFRWAGWVTRLRIPVILVGLLGLGLLAVPATDMRLALPDAGTAPLGSPARTSNDLITEGFGPGFTGRLVVVVSGDSAERTSAALPRVTQEVQGTGGVLAVAPPQLSPDGRTALLAVVPKTGPTDEATERMVHDIRGAVRGTDGVDVLLTGVTAIGIDVSEKLSAALPVYLLLVVGLSVLLLMLVFRSILVPVKAALGFLLTVAATFGITVAVFQQGTLADLVGLDTPGPLISFLPILLIGILFGLAMDYEVFLVSRMREDFVHGDTAAQATISGMGHGARVVTAAALIMISVFGGFVFLDDPVIKSMGFALAVGVAIDAFVVRMTIVPAVMSLLGDKAWWLPRWLQRVLPNVDIEGEGLRAHLDEKAAAGTR from the coding sequence ATGGCGACCTTGTTGTACCGGCTCGGCCGGGGCGCGCTGCGCCAGCGGCGACTCGTCGTCGCGCTCTGGCTCGTCGCGCTCATCGGACTCGGTGGGGCTGCGGCGCTGTTCCGCGGCCCCACCTCGAGCGACTTCACCATGCGCGGCACCGAGTCGCAGAAGGCCCTCGACCTGCTGGCGAAGGAGTTCCCGGCGGCCAGCGGCGCCACCGGCACCATCGCGGTCAGGGCACCCGCCGACGGGCAGCTCGGCACCCCGCAGGGGCAGTCCGTGGTACGGGAGCTGGTGCAGGAGGCCAGCCGCCTGCCCGGCGTGGTCGGCGCGGTCGACCCGTTCCAGGCCGGCGCGGTCTCGCCGAACGCCCGGTACGCCCTGATCCAGGTGCAGTTCTCCGCCGGCGCGGACGAGATCACCGACGAGCAGCGCGAGGCGTACGAGGAGGTCGGCGCGCGGGCCGAGAGCCAGGGTTACCAGGTCGCCCCCGGCGGCGAGGTGCTCAACACCGAGCCGGAGGTCGGTTCCACCGAGGCGCTCGGCGTGGTGGTCGCCCTGCTCGTGCTGGTGGTGACCTTCGGCTCGCTGGTCGCGGCGGGGATGACCATGCTCAACGCGCTGATCGGCGTCGGCGCGGGCATGGCCGGGCTCTACGCGCTCAGCAGCGTGGTCGGCCTGACCAGCACGGCCCCCATCCTCGCGCTGATGCTGGGCCTCGCGGTCGGCATCGACTACTCCCTCTTCATCACCTCCCGGCACCGGCAGAACCTGCTCTCCGGGCTCTCCCCCGAGGAGGCCGTGGGGCGGGCGGTGGGGACCGCCGGCTCGGCCGTCGTCTTCGCCGGGGCGACCGTGGTCATCGCGCTCGCCGGGCTCGCCGTGGTCAACATCCCGTTCCTCACGGTCATGGGTCTCGCCGCAGCCGGCACGGTCACCGTGGCGGTGCTGGTCGCGATCACCCTTCAACCGGCGCTGCTCGGCTTCGCCGGTCGCCGGGCGCTGCCCCGCAGCCTCCGGAACGCCGTCCCCGCCGACACGGCCGCGCCGGGCGGGACCTCCACGCTCACCGGGACTTCCGCGCCGGCCGCCGGTGGCCCGACCGCCGGGCGCGCTTCCGCCGCCGAGGACCGTTCCGGGTTCGGATTCCGCTGGGCCGGGTGGGTCACCCGGCTGCGCATCCCGGTCATCCTGGTCGGCCTGCTCGGGCTGGGGCTGCTCGCCGTCCCGGCCACCGACATGCGGCTGGCCCTGCCGGACGCCGGCACCGCTCCGCTCGGCTCCCCGGCCCGGACCTCCAACGACCTGATCACCGAGGGCTTCGGGCCGGGCTTCACCGGCCGGCTCGTGGTGGTGGTCTCCGGTGACTCCGCCGAGCGGACCTCAGCCGCCCTGCCCCGGGTCACCCAGGAGGTGCAGGGCACCGGGGGCGTACTCGCGGTCGCCCCGCCGCAGCTCAGCCCGGACGGCCGGACCGCGCTGCTGGCGGTCGTGCCGAAGACCGGCCCGACCGACGAGGCGACCGAGAGGATGGTCCACGACATCCGTGGCGCGGTCCGCGGGACCGACGGGGTGGACGTACTGCTGACCGGCGTCACCGCGATCGGCATCGACGTGTCGGAAAAGCTGTCCGCCGCGCTCCCGGTCTACCTGCTGCTCGTCGTCGGTCTCTCCGTCCTGCTGCTGATGCTGGTGTTCCGGTCGATCCTGGTGCCGGTCAAGGCGGCCCTGGGCTTCCTGCTGACCGTCGCGGCGACCTTCGGCATCACCGTGGCCGTCTTCCAGCAGGGCACGCTGGCCGACCTGGTCGGTCTGGACACCCCCGGTCCGCTGATCAGCTTCCTGCCGATCCTGCTCATCGGCATCCTGTTCGGGCTGGCCATGGACTACGAGGTCTTCCTGGTCTCCCGGATGCGGGAGGACTTCGTACACGGGGACACCGCCGCGCAGGCCACCATCAGCGGGATGGGTCACGGGGCCCGGGTGGTCACCGCCGCCGCCCTGATCATGATCTCGGTCTTCGGTGGGTTCGTCTTCCTCGACGACCCGGTGATCAAGTCGATGGGTTTCGCGCTGGCCGTCGGCGTCGCCATCGACGCCTTCGTGGTACGGATGACCATCGTCCCGGCGGTGATGTCGCTCCTCGGCGACAAGGCGTGGTGGCTGCCCCGCTGGCTGCAACGGGTCCTGCCGAACGTCGACATCGAGGGCGAGGGCCTGCGCGCCCACCTCGACGAGAAGGCCGCAGCCGGCACCCGCTGA
- a CDS encoding DNA polymerase domain-containing protein produces MAAADEVRDGVPLTNLDQPLVAGSDLSKRHLVDYLDAVRDRLLPELRNRPLSVIRVLRGQAPFMQKNVPRYTPDWVRRVTIWAEASHREVSYALCDDRRTLLWFANQRAVEYHPTLATADDPHRPTHLVLDLDPPEGDAFRLVVAAAGLVRQALADAGLAGAVKTSGAKGLHVFVPLESGTDPADIAAATRALAVRAARIDPALATTAFIREDRGGRVFVDSTRAGGATVVAAYSPRLRPGVPVSFPVDWADLADVSPGDFTIRTVPGLVAGRDPWSAGMPAPQRLPADLVAEGHTIPVARVQAMHEGKRRARARRAAAAETADGTG; encoded by the coding sequence ATGGCGGCTGCGGACGAGGTGCGGGACGGCGTCCCCCTGACCAACCTGGACCAGCCGCTCGTCGCCGGCTCCGACCTCAGCAAGCGGCATCTGGTCGACTACCTCGACGCCGTCCGGGACCGGCTCCTTCCGGAGCTGCGGAACCGACCGCTCTCGGTGATCCGGGTGCTCCGGGGCCAGGCCCCCTTCATGCAGAAGAACGTGCCCAGGTACACCCCGGACTGGGTACGCCGGGTGACGATCTGGGCGGAGGCGTCCCACCGCGAGGTGTCGTACGCCCTCTGCGACGACCGCCGCACCCTGCTCTGGTTCGCCAACCAGCGCGCGGTGGAGTACCACCCGACCCTGGCCACCGCCGACGACCCGCACCGCCCCACCCACCTGGTGCTCGACCTCGACCCGCCGGAGGGGGACGCCTTCCGGCTGGTCGTGGCCGCCGCCGGGCTGGTCCGGCAGGCACTCGCCGACGCGGGTCTCGCCGGTGCGGTCAAGACCAGTGGGGCGAAGGGTCTGCACGTCTTCGTCCCGCTGGAGTCGGGGACCGACCCGGCGGACATCGCCGCCGCCACCCGGGCCCTCGCCGTCCGCGCGGCCCGGATCGACCCGGCGCTGGCCACCACCGCCTTCATCCGGGAGGACCGGGGTGGCCGCGTCTTCGTCGACTCGACCCGGGCCGGCGGCGCGACCGTGGTCGCCGCGTACAGCCCGCGACTGCGTCCCGGTGTGCCGGTCTCGTTCCCGGTCGACTGGGCTGACCTGGCCGACGTCAGTCCGGGCGACTTCACCATCCGAACCGTGCCGGGGCTGGTCGCCGGGCGTGATCCGTGGTCGGCGGGGATGCCCGCGCCGCAGCGGCTCCCGGCGGACCTGGTGGCCGAGGGCCACACCATCCCGGTGGCCCGGGTCCAGGCCATGCACGAGGGGAAGCGGCGTGCCCGGGCCCGCCGGGCCGCCGCAGCGGAGACTGCTGACGGGACGGGTTAG